In Chanodichthys erythropterus isolate Z2021 chromosome 7, ASM2448905v1, whole genome shotgun sequence, a genomic segment contains:
- the LOC137023228 gene encoding ADP-ribosylation factor 4 gives MGLTISSLFSRLFGKKQMRILMVGLDAAGKTTILYKLKLGEIVTTIPTIGFNVETVEYKNICFTVWDVGGQDKIRPLWRHYFQNTQGLIFVVDSNDRERVAESAEELSKMLQEDELRDAVLLVFANKQDLPNAMAVSELTDKLGLQSLRSRTWYVQATCATQGTGLYEGLDWLSNELSKR, from the exons ATGGGTTTGACTATCTCGTCGCTCTTTAGCAGGCTGTTTGGAAAGAAACAGATGAGAATTCTCATGG TGGGGCTGGATGCTGCCGGCAAAACCACAATATTGTACAAACTTAAGCTTGGAGAAATAGTGACCACCATTCCAACCATAG GTTTTAATGTAGAAACCGTTGAATATAAGAACATCTGCTTCACCGTGTGGGATGTCGGTGGTCAGGACAAGATTCGTCCTCTTTGGAGACACTATTTTCAGAACACACAG GGTCTGATCTTTGTGGTGGACAGCAATGACAGAGAGAGAGTGGCAGAATCTGCAGAGGAGCTTTCTAAAATG CTGCAGGAAGATGAACTGAGGGACGCCGTTCTGCTGGTTTTCGCAAACAAACAGGATCTGCCCAATGCCATGGCTGTCAGTGAACTCACAGACAAACTTGGGTTGCAGAGTCTACGCAGCAGAACG TGGTACGTTCAAGCGACCTGTGCTACACAGGGCACTGGACTCTATGAAGGACTGGACTGGTTATCCAATGAGCTCTCCAAACGCTAG